A region of Paenibacillus sp. JNUCC-31 DNA encodes the following proteins:
- a CDS encoding tyrosine-type recombinase/integrase has product MMTEEIQEQYADELEAFHIWMKDAGYTGHTVKSYTGDVAEFLISIQGKSLDQVKKLHVLSFLSRARERGVSDATRNRKHAAVNCFYKSLIELELLTNNPAFGIKKSKTEQNRAPVFLDESGLERFLQSVEGKYRTRNLAVFLLMGYMGLRVGEVHALNCKDYNAERRTLDVFGKGRKWRTLPVPETVAELLSQAIQERLSPWRAKEEALFVSQKGKRLSIRSIQLISTETFERFQRESPSNQRLNYSSHKLRHSFATMMLRRGADLRTVQELLGHSSIQTTTVYTHVTSREKEEAMALLDVKLPAFVAEV; this is encoded by the coding sequence ATGATGACCGAGGAGATTCAGGAGCAATACGCCGATGAGCTTGAAGCTTTTCACATATGGATGAAGGATGCCGGTTACACAGGACATACGGTGAAATCATACACGGGTGACGTTGCAGAATTTCTCATCTCTATTCAAGGAAAGTCACTGGATCAGGTCAAAAAACTTCATGTGTTATCCTTCCTGTCCCGAGCCCGGGAACGCGGGGTCAGTGATGCAACGCGAAATCGGAAACATGCAGCGGTAAACTGTTTTTACAAATCACTGATTGAACTTGAATTGTTGACGAATAATCCGGCATTTGGGATCAAGAAATCCAAAACCGAACAAAACCGGGCCCCCGTCTTCCTGGACGAAAGCGGTCTGGAACGATTTTTACAATCCGTCGAGGGCAAATACCGGACACGCAATCTGGCTGTTTTTCTGCTAATGGGATACATGGGATTGCGGGTTGGAGAGGTGCATGCCTTGAACTGCAAAGATTATAATGCGGAACGGCGTACACTGGACGTATTCGGCAAGGGCCGAAAATGGCGTACACTGCCTGTACCGGAGACCGTTGCTGAACTGTTGTCCCAGGCGATCCAGGAACGCTTGTCTCCGTGGCGTGCGAAGGAAGAAGCATTATTCGTCTCACAAAAAGGAAAGCGTTTATCGATTCGCAGCATCCAGCTCATATCAACCGAAACCTTTGAACGCTTTCAGCGGGAGTCGCCTTCCAATCAGCGTTTGAATTACTCCAGCCATAAGCTGCGCCACTCATTTGCCACCATGATGCTCAGACGTGGGGCGGATCTGCGAACCGTTCAGGAACTGCTGGGTCACTCTTCCATTCAAACCACGACGGTATACACTCACGTAACCAGTCGGGAGAAGGAGGAAGCAATGGCCCTGCTGGATGTCAAACTTCCCGCGTTTGTGGCTGAAGTATGA